A DNA window from Haliovirga abyssi contains the following coding sequences:
- a CDS encoding carbohydrate ABC transporter permease → MKQNKTTLYTASFLLFLLFAITLFFSRNTYLGGVLDNKKVKRKVMRTTEYRKSDLKKDSIFRRFPLSTTISMKKYRGKILQFKEVKKYQKLTDNELSKSNFVFYSLIIISLIFAFAVLAYKRLYFLLTLNTILTAGVLLYDKLLGIGLHNLGLKVSVINKLGVAEVTQHVVVITVYIISLIYIIRGGLKKEEKKSVKENIEETKKEITKTYNWVKKERFAYYMLFPAVLIVLVIIIYPFLYNFRISFSNLNLKRFIVFIKADKLYYNGFENYLSIFGDVLFWKVFMRTIIWTFANIFFHVTGGIFLAILLNREMKMRPVYQTLIIMPWAIPQFIAVLVWKGMFNGQYGAINLMMNDVLRFFHINATVTIPWLTNANWMLTGAIITNVWLGIPFMMMIALGGLQSIPETYYEAAEIDGATSWEQIKNITLPLLKPVMTPAVIMGVVWTFNNVNVIYLMSQDKLTGKVDILVTYVYKAAFNLYRYGYAAAFSVAIFLILMVFSVLLIKVTKAEEGVR, encoded by the coding sequence ATGAAACAAAATAAAACTACTTTATATACTGCTTCTTTTTTATTGTTTTTATTATTTGCGATTACTCTGTTTTTTAGTAGAAATACATACTTAGGTGGAGTTCTTGATAATAAAAAAGTAAAAAGAAAAGTTATGAGAACAACAGAATACAGAAAAAGTGATTTGAAAAAAGATTCTATTTTTAGAAGATTTCCATTATCTACAACAATAAGCATGAAGAAATATAGAGGGAAAATATTACAATTTAAAGAAGTGAAGAAATATCAGAAATTAACAGATAATGAACTTAGTAAAAGCAATTTTGTATTTTATTCTTTGATAATAATATCTCTTATATTTGCTTTTGCGGTATTAGCTTATAAAAGATTATATTTTTTATTAACATTAAATACAATTTTAACTGCGGGAGTATTATTATATGATAAATTACTAGGTATAGGATTACATAACTTAGGATTAAAAGTATCTGTTATTAATAAACTTGGAGTAGCAGAGGTAACTCAACACGTTGTAGTTATTACTGTATATATAATATCTTTGATTTATATAATTAGAGGTGGATTAAAAAAAGAAGAAAAGAAAAGTGTAAAAGAAAATATAGAAGAAACGAAAAAAGAGATAACTAAAACATATAATTGGGTAAAAAAAGAGAGATTCGCATATTATATGCTATTTCCTGCAGTATTAATAGTTTTGGTAATAATTATATATCCATTTTTATATAATTTTAGGATATCTTTTTCAAATTTAAATTTAAAAAGATTTATAGTATTTATAAAAGCGGATAAACTTTATTATAATGGATTTGAAAATTATTTGTCAATATTTGGAGATGTTTTATTCTGGAAAGTTTTTATGAGAACAATAATATGGACATTTGCAAACATATTTTTCCACGTTACAGGAGGAATTTTTCTTGCAATATTATTAAATAGAGAAATGAAAATGAGACCTGTATATCAAACATTAATTATAATGCCTTGGGCAATACCTCAATTTATAGCTGTATTAGTATGGAAGGGTATGTTTAATGGTCAATATGGTGCAATAAACTTAATGATGAATGATGTTTTGAGATTTTTTCATATAAATGCAACAGTAACTATACCTTGGCTTACTAATGCTAATTGGATGTTGACAGGGGCAATAATAACTAATGTATGGCTAGGAATACCATTTATGATGATGATAGCTTTAGGTGGATTACAAAGTATACCTGAAACATATTATGAGGCAGCTGAAATAGATGGAGCGACTTCTTGGGAACAAATAAAAAATATAACATTGCCATTATTAAAACCTGTAATGACTCCAGCAGTAATTATGGGAGTGGTTTGGACTTTTAATAATGTAAATGTAATATATTTAATGTCTCAAGATAAACTTACTGGGAAAGTAGATATATTGGTAACATATGTGTATAAAGCTGCATTTAATTTATATAGATATGGTTATGCAGCTGCATTCTCTGTAGCTATATTTTTAATATTAATGGTATTTAGTGTGCTATTAATCAAAGTTACTAAAGCAGAGGAGGGAGTTAGATAA
- a CDS encoding ABC transporter ATP-binding protein, with amino-acid sequence MAKVVLKDMEKTYPNGFKAVHGHNLEIKDGEFMVFVGPSGCAKSTTLRMIAGLEEITGGTVAIGDTIVNELPPKDRGIAMVFQNYALYPHMNVYDNMAFGLKLAKTPKEEIDKRVKDAAEILGITDLLDRKPKEMSGGQRQRVAVGRAIVRDPEVFLFDEPLSNLDAQLRVHMRVEITKLHKRLGTTMIYVTHDQVEAMTMGDRICVMELGVIKQVDTPLNLYNKPENKFVAGFIGSPSMNIVEAKLEKEGDTTYVVTEHMKLRLPKEKADKVQKYVGKEVWFGIRPEHIGSHETHPNEKDNYVNSEIYVVEQMGNEVFVYFTPGKNQYIARLGSEGVTVKSGEKYEIWFDTSKCHIFDKETEENISL; translated from the coding sequence ATGGCAAAAGTAGTTTTAAAAGATATGGAAAAAACATATCCAAATGGATTCAAAGCAGTACATGGGCACAATTTAGAAATAAAAGATGGAGAATTTATGGTATTTGTAGGGCCATCAGGTTGCGCAAAATCAACAACATTAAGAATGATAGCAGGATTAGAAGAGATAACAGGAGGAACGGTAGCAATAGGTGATACAATAGTAAATGAGTTACCACCAAAAGATAGAGGAATAGCAATGGTATTCCAAAATTATGCCTTGTATCCACATATGAACGTATATGATAATATGGCATTTGGACTAAAATTAGCTAAAACACCAAAAGAAGAGATAGATAAAAGAGTAAAAGATGCAGCAGAAATATTAGGAATAACAGACCTATTAGATAGAAAACCAAAAGAGATGTCAGGAGGACAAAGACAAAGAGTAGCAGTAGGTAGAGCAATAGTAAGAGATCCAGAGGTATTTTTATTTGATGAACCATTATCAAATTTGGATGCTCAATTAAGAGTACATATGAGGGTAGAGATAACAAAATTACATAAAAGATTAGGAACAACAATGATATATGTAACTCATGATCAAGTAGAAGCAATGACAATGGGAGATAGAATATGTGTAATGGAGTTAGGAGTAATAAAACAAGTAGACACTCCATTAAATTTATATAATAAACCAGAAAATAAATTTGTAGCAGGATTTATAGGAAGTCCATCAATGAATATAGTAGAAGCAAAACTAGAAAAAGAAGGAGATACAACATATGTAGTAACAGAACATATGAAATTAAGATTGCCAAAAGAAAAAGCAGACAAAGTACAAAAATACGTAGGGAAAGAAGTGTGGTTTGGAATAAGACCAGAACATATAGGAAGTCATGAAACACATCCAAACGAAAAAGATAATTATGTAAATTCAGAAATATATGTAGTAGAACAAATGGGAAATGAAGTATTTGTATATTTCACACCGGGAAAAAATCAATATATAGCAAGATTGGGAAGTGAAGGAGTAACAGTAAAATCAGGAGAAAAATATGAAATATGGTTTGATACAAGTAAATGTCATATATTTGACAAAGAGACAGAAGAAAATATAAGTTTATAA
- a CDS encoding LacI family DNA-binding transcriptional regulator: protein MGVTIKDIAIKLNISKAAVSKALNDKEDISIELKDKVKKTAKEMGYSPNYFAKKLATKKSNTLGVFILGKENLKGEEYYGYKFLDGIIETAVSYAYDILVFSENKNKSYTEIIREKMVEGVIFIGVDSEDKKINSVKDLLLPISIIDFHLKGENISFLSSDSYKGVKSVIDYLTELGHEKIGIIIGGEAEISKRRYFAYKKILESKNLFHKKYVYEGDFTKKSGYEIGKRLFRKKDRPTAIFSVSDLMAIGFIEGVKANGMKIPEDISVVGFDNIGFGYYSNPSLTTVDQNPLEIGQMAVKYIMDVIENKNVNNEILIEPKLIKRKSCKKIK from the coding sequence TTGGGAGTTACAATAAAAGATATTGCTATAAAATTAAATATATCAAAAGCTGCTGTATCAAAAGCACTTAACGATAAAGAGGATATAAGTATTGAATTAAAAGATAAAGTGAAAAAAACAGCAAAGGAGATGGGATATTCTCCTAATTATTTTGCCAAAAAACTTGCAACAAAAAAAAGTAATACTTTAGGGGTGTTTATTTTAGGAAAAGAAAATCTAAAAGGGGAAGAATATTACGGATATAAATTTTTAGATGGAATAATAGAAACAGCTGTTTCATACGCGTATGATATACTTGTATTTTCAGAAAATAAGAATAAGAGCTATACAGAAATAATAAGAGAAAAAATGGTAGAAGGAGTTATATTTATTGGAGTTGACTCTGAAGATAAAAAAATAAATTCTGTAAAAGATTTATTATTACCAATATCTATAATCGATTTTCATTTAAAAGGAGAAAATATTAGTTTTCTAAGTAGCGATAGCTATAAAGGGGTTAAATCTGTAATAGACTACTTAACCGAGTTAGGACATGAAAAAATAGGGATAATAATAGGTGGAGAGGCTGAGATATCTAAAAGGAGATACTTTGCTTATAAAAAAATTTTAGAAAGTAAAAATTTATTTCATAAAAAGTATGTTTATGAAGGAGATTTTACTAAAAAAAGTGGATATGAAATTGGAAAAAGGTTGTTTAGAAAAAAAGATAGACCAACAGCTATATTTTCAGTAAGTGATCTAATGGCAATAGGATTTATTGAAGGAGTAAAAGCAAATGGAATGAAAATTCCAGAAGATATATCTGTAGTTGGATTTGATAATATTGGATTTGGATATTACAGTAATCCTTCGCTTACAACAGTAGATCAAAATCCATTGGAAATAGGGCAAATGGCAGTGAAATATATAATGGATGTTATAGAAAATAAAAATGTAAATAATGAAATTTTAATAGAGCCTAAATTAATAAAGAGAAAAAGCTGTAAAAAAATCAAATAA
- the fliD gene encoding flagellar filament capping protein FliD, with protein MAGVQLAGMASGLDTSSIIQQMLEADRQPMYQKQKEINKIKMEKTIWQNIDSKMSSLKSAATNLKFSSTFDSRTVSSTDDSKITGTATTSASASSYVLENVVLAEPGKITSGTALNFTDGVKANVEETSTLTDPNEKFSVGGSVTEGSFKINGKVVDVIADDTINMVINKINVSNAGVVASFDSTTGKFKIEAKEASTSQNIEFDSTDTSGFLTAVGMETHLGEKIENGENPDYQKKITDVSNLSGVSNGFFTINGYTFEMNTADDSIESIINDINGSSAGVTAFYDNDTKKMTLTAKESGDDITLENDTSGFLASMNLMNQTDDTDATTEKSVYSGSDATVTINGVNFTKPSNKFNINGVNFELKSATDTGEKITLSVSQDTDKAYGEISGFVDKYNNLISYLEDKTKKDGELQGDSMAVNLIYSLRNKLTGTVSGLDSDYNQLALVGVEASDTKTSTLKIDKSKLTEALKANMEAVKGLFTQDIGTGTITDEAVGTGDGTTVDYSLNYTPSSIDKVTLQVGTTTYTASNSTNKLITSGTPQAGEIYVNLQSGELKFGTAPASGETITSTYDYDENNSRDGIAVRLKSYLNPYTIYNGTMDSHIKSLDSTVKDMNEWIDSMNSRLKMRSDSLKKQFTAMEQAISTSNSQSSWLTGQLASLGTS; from the coding sequence ATGGCAGGAGTACAACTTGCGGGGATGGCATCAGGATTAGATACGTCTTCAATAATTCAACAAATGTTAGAAGCTGATAGGCAACCAATGTATCAAAAACAAAAAGAAATAAATAAAATAAAAATGGAAAAAACTATTTGGCAAAATATAGATAGTAAAATGTCATCTTTGAAAAGTGCAGCAACTAATTTAAAATTTAGTTCTACGTTTGATTCGAGGACGGTATCTTCGACAGATGATTCTAAAATTACAGGAACGGCGACAACATCAGCTTCTGCAAGTAGCTATGTTTTGGAAAATGTAGTTTTGGCAGAGCCTGGTAAAATAACTTCTGGAACAGCATTAAATTTTACTGATGGAGTGAAAGCTAATGTAGAGGAGACATCTACGTTGACAGATCCAAATGAAAAATTTAGTGTTGGAGGTTCAGTAACAGAAGGTAGTTTTAAGATAAATGGAAAAGTTGTAGATGTAATAGCAGATGATACAATAAATATGGTGATAAATAAAATAAATGTATCTAACGCAGGAGTAGTAGCTAGTTTTGATTCTACAACAGGTAAATTTAAAATAGAAGCAAAAGAAGCATCAACTTCTCAAAATATAGAGTTTGATTCTACTGATACAAGTGGATTTTTAACAGCAGTTGGAATGGAAACTCATTTAGGAGAAAAAATCGAAAATGGAGAAAATCCAGATTATCAAAAGAAGATAACAGATGTTTCAAATTTATCAGGAGTTAGTAATGGTTTTTTCACAATAAATGGATATACTTTTGAGATGAATACAGCAGATGATAGTATAGAAAGTATAATAAATGATATTAATGGTTCTAGTGCAGGAGTTACAGCTTTTTATGATAATGATACAAAAAAAATGACTCTTACAGCAAAAGAATCTGGAGATGATATTACACTTGAAAATGATACAAGTGGATTTTTAGCATCTATGAATTTGATGAACCAAACAGATGATACAGATGCAACTACTGAAAAATCAGTATATTCAGGTAGTGATGCCACTGTAACAATAAATGGAGTTAATTTTACAAAGCCTTCTAATAAATTTAATATAAATGGAGTTAATTTTGAGCTGAAAAGTGCTACTGATACAGGAGAAAAAATTACTTTATCAGTATCTCAAGATACAGATAAAGCTTATGGAGAAATAAGTGGTTTTGTGGATAAATATAATAACTTAATATCATATTTAGAAGATAAAACTAAAAAAGATGGAGAACTACAAGGCGATAGTATGGCAGTTAATTTAATTTATTCTTTAAGGAATAAATTAACAGGAACTGTAAGTGGATTAGATAGTGATTATAATCAGTTGGCTTTAGTTGGAGTAGAAGCTAGTGATACAAAAACATCAACTTTAAAAATAGATAAAAGTAAATTAACTGAAGCTTTAAAAGCTAATATGGAAGCTGTAAAAGGTTTGTTTACTCAAGATATAGGAACAGGAACAATAACAGATGAGGCTGTAGGAACTGGAGATGGAACTACTGTTGATTATAGTCTAAATTATACACCTTCAAGCATAGATAAGGTAACATTACAAGTTGGAACTACAACATATACTGCTTCAAATTCTACTAATAAATTAATAACATCAGGTACTCCACAAGCTGGGGAAATATATGTTAATTTACAGAGTGGAGAATTAAAATTTGGGACAGCACCTGCTTCGGGAGAAACTATAACGTCAACATATGATTATGATGAAAATAATTCTAGAGATGGAATTGCAGTTAGATTAAAAAGCTATCTTAATCCATATACAATATATAATGGAACAATGGATAGTCATATAAAATCCTTAGATAGTACAGTAAAAGATATGAATGAGTGGATAGATAGTATGAATAGTAGATTAAAAATGAGATCTGATTCGCTAAAAAAACAATTTACAGCAATGGAGCAAGCAATATCTACTAGTAATAGTCAATCTTCATGGCTTACAGGTCAACTTGCTAGTTTAGGAACGTCTTAA
- a CDS encoding flagellar protein FlaG, with translation MRVENVGAYLENSPPIKKMEVPKEAVEKDKKIGYNNIKNKVETKLKELGIKTDNKDKGIRYEKDDDTNKWVVKIYNEQTGEMLQQIPAKEIINVAKGVEELIGNVLDKKI, from the coding sequence ATGAGAGTTGAAAATGTGGGAGCATATTTAGAGAATAGCCCACCTATAAAAAAAATGGAAGTTCCAAAAGAAGCGGTAGAAAAAGATAAAAAAATAGGATATAATAATATCAAGAATAAAGTAGAAACAAAACTTAAGGAACTAGGGATAAAAACCGATAATAAAGATAAAGGAATAAGATATGAAAAGGATGACGATACAAATAAATGGGTAGTTAAAATATATAACGAACAAACAGGAGAAATGTTACAGCAAATTCCAGCAAAAGAGATAATAAATGTAGCAAAAGGAGTAGAAGAGTTAATTGGAAATGTTTTGGATAAAAAAATTTAA
- a CDS encoding flagellin N-terminal helical domain-containing protein — MIINHNISAMNSYRNLTNSEGTIAKSLEKLSSGLRINRAGDDAAGLAISEKMRGQINGLNMAERNSQDSISLIQTAEGALNETHSILQRMRELSVQSANDTNTSSDRDMIQLEVNQLVSEVNRIGETTQFNGMNLLSGSYSTTGLSFHVGANASQTVTLNISSMRASALGISSISVSSQTAANSAITTIDTAITSVSTQRASFGAMQNRLEHTINNLGTASENLQAAESRIRDVDMSKEMVNYSKESIISQSGTAMLAQANSMPQSVLNLLK, encoded by the coding sequence ATGATTATAAATCATAATATTTCAGCTATGAATTCTTATCGAAATTTAACTAATTCTGAAGGGACTATAGCGAAATCGTTGGAAAAATTATCATCAGGTTTAAGAATAAATAGAGCTGGTGATGATGCAGCAGGATTAGCCATATCAGAAAAGATGAGAGGGCAGATCAATGGTCTTAATATGGCAGAAAGAAATTCTCAAGATTCTATAAGTCTTATACAAACAGCAGAAGGAGCATTAAATGAAACTCATTCAATATTACAAAGAATGAGAGAATTATCTGTTCAATCTGCAAATGATACTAATACAAGTTCTGATAGAGATATGATACAATTAGAAGTAAATCAGCTTGTAAGTGAAGTGAATAGGATTGGGGAAACAACTCAGTTTAATGGAATGAACCTTTTATCAGGGTCATATTCAACAACTGGGTTATCGTTTCATGTAGGAGCGAATGCTTCTCAAACAGTAACCTTAAATATTTCAAGTATGAGAGCAAGTGCTTTGGGGATTTCTAGTATTTCAGTTTCATCACAAACAGCTGCAAATAGTGCTATAACTACAATTGATACAGCTATCACATCAGTTTCTACTCAAAGAGCTAGTTTTGGAGCAATGCAAAACAGGTTGGAGCATACAATAAATAATTTGGGTACAGCTTCTGAAAACCTTCAGGCTGCAGAAAGTAGGATAAGAGATGTAGATATGTCAAAAGAAATGGTGAATTATTCAAAAGAGTCAATAATTTCGCAGTCAGGGACAGCGATGTTAGCACAAGCTAATTCAATGCCACAAAGTGTGCTGAATTTACTAAAATAA
- a CDS encoding flagellin N-terminal helical domain-containing protein, which yields MIINHNMSAMNSFRNLTQTNNNVNGSLEKLSSGLRINRAGDDAAGLAISEKMRGQVKGLDMAAKNAQDSISLIQTAEGALNETHSILQRMRELAVQSSNDTNTTTDRGEIQKEMDRLRQEVDRISGQTEFNTKTLMTGSYATNGLRFHVGANEGQFVSLKFNSMKASALGISGASASQALSITSAASAETAITTINTAIESVSAERSKFGAMQNRLEHTINNLNTSSENLQAAESRIRDVDMSKEMVKFSKNKIISQSGTAMLAQANAQPQGVLQLLR from the coding sequence ATGATTATCAATCACAATATGTCAGCAATGAATTCTTTTAGAAACTTGACTCAAACCAATAATAATGTAAATGGTTCATTGGAAAAATTGTCATCAGGTTTAAGAATAAATAGAGCTGGTGATGATGCAGCAGGACTAGCTATATCAGAAAAAATGAGAGGACAAGTAAAAGGATTGGACATGGCTGCAAAAAATGCACAAGATTCTATTAGTTTGATACAAACAGCTGAAGGTGCATTAAATGAAACACATTCAATATTACAAAGAATGAGAGAATTAGCAGTACAATCATCAAATGATACAAATACGACAACAGATAGAGGCGAAATACAAAAAGAAATGGATAGACTAAGACAAGAGGTAGATAGAATATCTGGACAAACAGAGTTTAATACAAAAACTTTGATGACAGGAAGCTATGCTACAAATGGTCTAAGATTTCATGTAGGAGCTAATGAAGGTCAATTTGTAAGTTTGAAATTTAACAGTATGAAAGCAAGTGCTCTTGGAATAAGTGGAGCAAGTGCATCACAAGCATTATCAATAACAAGTGCAGCATCAGCAGAAACAGCAATAACTACAATAAATACAGCTATTGAGTCAGTTTCAGCTGAGAGATCAAAATTTGGAGCAATGCAAAACAGATTAGAGCATACAATAAATAATTTGAATACATCATCAGAAAACTTACAAGCAGCAGAAAGCAGAATAAGAGATGTTGATATGTCTAAAGAGATGGTTAAATTTAGTAAAAATAAGATCATTTCTCAATCAGGTACAGCAATGTTAGCACAAGCAAATGCACAACCACAAGGTGTGTTACAATTACTTAGATAA
- a CDS encoding flagellin N-terminal helical domain-containing protein: MIINHNITAMNSYRNLSQTNKTINGSLEKLSSGLRINRAGDDAAGLAISEKMRGQVKGLDMAKKNAQDSISLIQTAEGALNETHSILQRMRELAVQSANDTNTTTDRGEIQKEMDRLRQEVDRISNQTEFNTKTLMTGSFATNGLRFHVGANENQFVSLKFNSMKASALAISGASASQALSITSAASAETAITTINTAIETVSAERSKFGAMQNRLEHTINNLGTSSENLQAAESRIRDVDMSKEMVAFSKNKIIAQSGTAMLAQANTQPQGVLQLLRG; this comes from the coding sequence ATGATTATCAATCATAATATAACAGCAATGAATTCTTATAGGAATTTATCACAAACAAATAAGACTATTAATGGTTCATTGGAAAAATTATCATCAGGTTTGAGAATAAATAGAGCTGGTGACGATGCAGCAGGACTAGCTATATCAGAAAAAATGAGAGGACAAGTAAAAGGTCTGGATATGGCAAAGAAAAATGCACAAGATTCTATTAGTTTGATACAAACAGCTGAAGGTGCGTTAAATGAAACACATTCAATATTACAAAGAATGAGAGAATTAGCAGTACAATCAGCCAATGATACAAATACAACAACAGATAGAGGCGAAATACAAAAAGAAATGGACAGACTAAGACAAGAAGTAGACAGAATATCTAATCAAACAGAGTTTAATACAAAGACTTTGATGACAGGAAGTTTTGCTACAAATGGTCTAAGATTTCATGTAGGAGCTAATGAAAATCAATTTGTAAGTTTGAAATTTAATAGTATGAAAGCAAGTGCTTTAGCGATAAGTGGAGCAAGTGCATCGCAAGCGTTATCAATAACAAGTGCAGCATCAGCAGAAACAGCAATAACTACAATAAACACAGCTATTGAAACAGTTTCAGCTGAAAGATCAAAATTTGGAGCAATGCAAAACAGATTAGAGCATACAATAAATAACTTAGGTACATCATCAGAAAATTTACAAGCAGCAGAAAGCAGAATAAGAGATGTTGATATGTCTAAAGAGATGGTTGCATTTAGTAAAAATAAAATTATTGCTCAATCAGGTACAGCGATGTTAGCACAAGCAAATACACAACCTCAAGGAGTATTACAACTTCTAAGAGGGTAA
- the hag gene encoding flagellin Hag gives MIINHNIVAMNAYKNLSTTNDSVTKSLEKLSSGLRINRAGDDAAGLAISEKMRGQIRGLDMASKNSQDAISLIQTGEGALNETHSILQRMRELAVQAANDTNTSSDRSEIQKEMNQLKQEIDRIADSTEFNTKKLLTGAFATTGMVFQVGANQGQSISLKINSMKASSLAISGASASQAISITTATAAETAITTINSAIESVSEQRSKFGAMQNRLEHTINNLKTASENLQAAESRIRDVDMSQEMVKFSKNKIISQSGTAMLAQANAQPQGVLQLLKG, from the coding sequence ATGATTATTAATCACAACATTGTGGCTATGAATGCCTACAAAAATCTATCAACAACTAATGATAGTGTTACGAAATCATTAGAAAAATTATCATCAGGGTTAAGAATAAACAGAGCTGGTGATGATGCAGCAGGTCTAGCAATTTCAGAAAAAATGAGAGGTCAAATCAGAGGGTTAGATATGGCAAGTAAAAATTCTCAAGATGCAATAAGTTTGATACAAACAGGAGAAGGAGCTCTAAATGAAACTCATTCAATATTGCAAAGAATGAGAGAATTAGCAGTTCAAGCAGCCAATGATACTAACACATCATCAGACAGATCAGAAATACAAAAAGAGATGAATCAATTAAAACAAGAAATCGACAGAATAGCTGACAGTACAGAATTTAATACTAAAAAACTATTGACTGGAGCATTTGCAACAACAGGAATGGTATTTCAAGTAGGAGCAAATCAAGGTCAATCTATTAGTTTAAAAATAAACAGTATGAAAGCAAGTTCTTTAGCAATAAGTGGAGCGAGTGCATCACAAGCAATATCTATAACAACTGCAACAGCAGCAGAAACAGCAATTACAACAATAAATAGTGCTATTGAATCAGTATCAGAACAAAGATCGAAATTTGGAGCAATGCAAAACAGATTAGAACATACAATAAATAATTTAAAAACAGCATCAGAAAATTTACAAGCAGCAGAAAGTAGAATAAGAGATGTTGATATGTCTCAAGAGATGGTTAAATTTAGTAAAAATAAAATTATATCTCAATCAGGAACAGCAATGTTAGCACAAGCAAATGCACAACCGCAAGGAGTGTTGCAACTGTTGAAAGGATAG
- the csrA gene encoding carbon storage regulator CsrA: protein MLVLSRKKNESIIIGDDIEIVVVDVKGDQVKIGIKAPRKVTVHRAEVYAEIQKENEIAAKNSKEKISGLGNLFKKIKK from the coding sequence ATGTTAGTGCTATCGAGGAAAAAAAATGAAAGTATTATAATTGGTGATGATATAGAAATAGTTGTTGTAGATGTAAAAGGAGATCAAGTAAAGATTGGAATAAAAGCTCCTAGAAAAGTAACAGTTCATAGAGCGGAAGTTTATGCTGAGATTCAAAAAGAAAATGAGATAGCAGCAAAAAATTCAAAAGAAAAAATAAGTGGATTAGGAAATTTATTTAAAAAAATAAAAAAATAA
- the fliW gene encoding flagellar assembly protein FliW, whose amino-acid sequence MKISTTRFGEIEIEEAEIINFPEGILGFEDIKKYVIFNMEEGNPLKWLQAIEEPALAFVIIRPYEFMPKYALEISEKDTEDLKLTKPEDSEIFSIVVIPDDPSKMTANLQGPIVINAKRKIAKQVISTNSRHKLKHYVLEEMEKNLPSDQEVK is encoded by the coding sequence ATGAAAATAAGCACTACTAGATTTGGAGAAATAGAAATAGAAGAAGCGGAAATTATAAATTTTCCAGAAGGAATATTAGGATTTGAAGATATTAAAAAATATGTAATTTTTAATATGGAAGAAGGAAATCCATTAAAATGGTTACAAGCAATAGAAGAACCAGCATTGGCATTTGTTATAATAAGGCCATATGAATTTATGCCAAAATATGCTTTAGAAATTTCTGAAAAAGATACTGAGGATTTGAAATTAACAAAACCTGAAGATTCAGAAATATTTTCAATTGTTGTAATACCAGATGATCCTTCTAAAATGACAGCTAATCTACAAGGACCAATAGTTATTAATGCAAAAAGAAAAATAGCAAAACAGGTTATATCAACAAATTCAAGACATAAGTTAAAACATTATGTATTAGAAGAGATGGAGAAAAACTTACCCTCTGATCAGGAGGTAAAATAA
- a CDS encoding DUF6470 family protein, translating to MIEFPSLKIETINAKINITKTDPKINITGQTGDFKLIKTEHRFEVEKKDAELLIHNYPAFRQLDNSKNIMDMTDKVASQSLNDSYTAIAEYASDGDAMMKIDKKSASPIPYIAKRKAERNLKAKVKLDVFPKNPIQIDVRKGYVTSSYSPGKIETISKERLNISAQMGEINIKANYPKVNINVIGGNINYKG from the coding sequence ATGATAGAATTTCCATCTTTAAAAATAGAGACAATAAATGCAAAAATTAATATAACAAAAACAGACCCTAAAATAAATATAACTGGTCAAACTGGAGATTTTAAATTAATAAAAACGGAACATAGATTTGAAGTGGAGAAAAAAGATGCTGAGTTATTAATACATAATTATCCTGCGTTTAGACAACTAGATAATTCGAAAAATATTATGGATATGACTGATAAAGTGGCATCGCAAAGTCTAAATGATTCATACACAGCTATAGCAGAATATGCAAGTGATGGTGATGCAATGATGAAAATAGATAAAAAAAGTGCAAGTCCCATCCCTTATATAGCTAAAAGAAAAGCAGAAAGAAATTTAAAGGCGAAAGTAAAATTAGATGTTTTCCCTAAAAATCCAATTCAGATAGATGTTAGGAAAGGATATGTAACTTCAAGTTATAGTCCAGGGAAAATAGAAACTATATCAAAAGAAAGATTGAATATTTCAGCTCAAATGGGCGAGATAAATATAAAAGCAAATTATCCAAAAGTAAATATAAACGTTATAGGTGGTAATATTAATTATAAAGGATAA